The sequence below is a genomic window from Brevibacillus laterosporus.
ATGTTTTTTAGGAGTAGAGCTTGGATCGAACGGGTCAACCTCCACTACCCAGCCATAGTGTCGTTCATCGGCAAGTTTACAGTCAGTAACAACATCTTGAAAATTTTCTTCACAGGATAAAATCGAATTCCACAGGGTGACACCGCCAGAGCAGTTAGCAAACGTACCGACGACTTCCTTCGCGAGGCTAGCAGCAGGGCCTGTCATTACATGCTTGGTTAATCCACTGACACGACGGCCATATTTGGAGTTTTGGATCAATTTCCATTTGCCATGTTCGTTTTTTATTTCCGTGACAGAACCGCCGAGAGCGTACAGATACTTACTGATTTGTTCCTGTGTGCGTTTATTATTTTTAGGATCAGCGTGTAGGTTGTCATACCCGTTTACATAGTATTCTAGCTCTCCGCAATATTCATGGTTCGTCCACATCAAGCCATGATCGGCCTTTCCGCCAATTGGTAGAAAACAGTTAAAGTCGGCATTAAAGCCAAACGTATCACCGGAAGCGTTAATTTTATCACCATAGAGCGCAATTACATCATAGGAGAAGCCTTGAGGAAGAATGACATCATCCTTTGTGTTAGGTTTAATGGGAGTGAATTTAGGATGAAAGGCTGTAGGAGGAGATTGTAAGCCAAATAGATGATCCGCTGTTTTTCCAGAAATGGATTCTCCTTTGGCTAGGGCTGGAATTCCCGTTGCTAACGAAGCAAGAGCTGCGGTACCTGTTCCAATAAATGTTAGAAACTGACGACGATTTACTTCCATTGGATGAATCGCTCCTTTTCCTGTTAAAAGCTCGTTTTCGCTTTCATTGTAAAGAGCTTGTCAGGAGAAGAGGTTAAGCTGGGGTGAAGATTTTATGAATAAGCAGAAAGGTTTTTTACAAAGGAAAATGTATTTTTATAAGGGAGTAGAGAAGGAGAGAGCTTGGTACTAGGCGAGCTCATCTGAGGATAAATATTTGGGAATACATAGTAATATTAAAAAGATATAGAGCATGTAAAGAATAATTTGAAAATTTTTATATAATGAACATAATGGTTACTTATCTTATGTTTCGATTACTAAGATTTTATATGAATTTTTCTATGATGATCAATCAGGAGGAGCATCCATGAACATTTGGCACAAACAATTTATTGAGCTAGAAAAAGCCCAATATAATAGCTTAACGACTGGTTACGAGCGTGACTGGGGCATTCTGTATTGCGATGAACAGAATCCCACCTACTATGATGCTAATCATGCGCACATTGAATTGCCACTCGCACACCCTGAGACAGTTATTTCTGAGGTCATTTCGTTTTACGAACAACGAAATCTGATTCCAAGACTCTATGTAAAAAATGTGGAAGCCGACCCAATGTTCATTCCATTGGTACAAAAGCACGGCTTCTTGTATGAAGAATTTGAAGATATTTTGCAGGTATGGACGGGAGAAATCATTCCTATAGAAACAGACGAACACTTTCATATAGAAAAAGTGACGGAGAAAAATGAACAGGATGCATGCGAAGTAATGTGTGGAGCACCAGAAATGGGAGGGGCAGAGTTACGCAGACGTGCCTTTGAAAATGAACGAAAAAATTCTGCCTATCAGCACTATGTTCTGTATGTAGCTGGGGAACCTGCATCTACCGCCTGCACGATTTTGCATAAGGATACGGTTATGTTGGGAAATGTTGCCACCCTACCACATTTTAGAGGAAAAGGACTCATTCGTCACCTGATTGTATATATGCAAAGGGATCTGCTGGAATGTGGCGTTCATATCTTATTCGTCTCTCCTATTACGGAACAGGTAGAGCGAGTATATGAACGATGTGGCTTTCAAACCCTTGGTGCGAAAGTAAAAAGCGGGCATGCTTTTCGTGGTGGGAAGAGCATTACTGAGGTACGCGATCAACCATGATGAACGAGCGCTGAGTACGATAGTCCAGTATTGGACATACTAAGAATAATAGTTTTTGAAAGAGTCTGAATTTCATGTGATAAGATTCACAGATAGGATGATTCATGCTAAAGTAGATTACTAGAGATTGAGAAGAAATCGGCCTATGCAGATTTCTCATTAATCGAGAGAGACAACGAAAGACAAACAACAAGATAGGATAAAGGTGATCATATGGCAATCGTACTATCCGTAAACTGTGGTAGCTCCTCTTTGAAATATCAATTATTCGACATGCCTTCCGAGCGTGTGTTGGCAAAAGGTCTAATGGAACGTATTGGCATGGAGGATTCCATGTCTTCATTCCAAGTAGGCGATGGAGAGAAGCTAAAAGAAACGCTTAATCTGAAAGACCATGAAGTAGCTGTTAAAAAATTAATCGCTCTGTTAACTGATTCAGAAAAAGGGGCGATTAAAGATATTAATGAATTGGACGGCGTTGGTCATCGTGTGGTTCACGGTGGCGAAACCTTCAAAGATTCCGTACTTGTAACAACTGAAGTAATTACAAGACTAGAAGAGCTTTCTGAACTAGCTCCTTTGCACAACCCAGCAAACATCATGGGAATCACTGCATTCCAAAAGATTCTGCCAAATGTGCCAGCGATAGCAGTATTTGATACAGCTTTCCACCAAACAATGCCTGCTAAATCATACCTGTACAGTATCCCAACCGAATACTATGAAGAGTACGGTATCCGTAAATACGGTTTCCACGGTACTTCTCACAAGTATGTGATGCAGCGTGCGGCTGAATTATTGGATCGCCCAGCAGAAAAACTACGTTTGATTAGTTGCCATTTGGGTAATGGAGCTTCCTTGGCTGCTATCTACCGTGGTAAATCTATTGACACATCCATGGGCTTTACACCACTTGCTGGTTTGCCAATGGGTACTCGTTCTGGTGATATCGACGTAGCATTGCTTCCTTACCTGCAACAAAAAACGGGACTTACCGTTGAAGAATTGGTAGATGTACTAAACAAAAAGTCTGGTCTTTTGGCTGTATCTGGCTTGTCTAGCGACCTTCGCGACATCGAGTCTGCTGCAGAAAATAACGACGAGCGCTCTGAACTATCTCTACAAATCTTTGTAGAAAAAATCCGTAACTACATTGGTTCTTATGCAATGCAAATGAACGGTGTAGATGCAATCATCTTCACTGCTGGTATCGGTGAAAACAGTGATATCATTCGTGGTCGCGTATTGGATAAATTGGAGTGGATGGGTGTATACTTCGACCGTTCCAAAAACAACGTACGTGGTAAAGAGACAGATCTTACTTTCGATCATTCTCCAGTTAAAGCTTTCATTATCCCGACAAACGAAGAGGTAATGATTGCTCGCGATACAATGAAATTTGCTAAACTATAAGATGAACAATAAAACTCTCCTAGCGCTTTTTGAAGGCGCTGGAGAGTTTTTTCATTTTAGCGGAAGAGCCGGAACCTACGGCAACACCGACGAGCAAAAAGTATATTTCTCTAAAAATTATTCTGTTATGTTGAGGGCTTCAGGTTTACAATATAGGAAGAATAGCAATCATACTACCAGGTATGTAGCAGGAATAGTACAAGGGGGATATAAGTACATGACTATGCATAAAGCTCTGACTATCGCGGGTTCAGATTCAAGCGGTGGAGCAGGAATTCAAGCAGACCTAAAAACATTTCAGGAGCGCAACGTCTATGGAATGACTTCTATTACAGCGTTGGTAGCTATGGATGAGAACTGGGCACATCTAGTTTATCCGCAACCTCTTGAAGCGATTGAAGCACAATTGGAAACAACGATGCATTATGTGGGAGTAGACGCCTTGAAAACAGGGATGTTGGCTACGAAAGAAGTAATTGAACTCGCTGCCCGCAAAATTGCTGAATATAACGTAACAAAGGTTGTTGTTGACCCTGTTATGATTTGTAAAGGGGAAGACACGGTTCTATTAGATGAACAAGCTATTAAAGCGATGCGTGAAAAATTAATCCCAAGAGCAATGGTAGTGACGCCTAACTTGCCAGAGGCTGCATTTCTTAGTGGTCTAAAGATTGATACGGTTGAAGACATGAAGGCAGCTGCGAAGAAAATCCACGAAATGGGTGCAAAATATGTCCTAATCAAAGGCGGCGGTCGCCTTGAGGATAGTCAAGCAGTTGACCTACTATTTGATGGAGAGTCTTTCGAAATCTTAGAGACAGAAAAATTCGATACCACTTATACACATGGCGCAGGCTGTACGTATTCAGCTGCGATTACCGCTGAATTGGCAAAAGGAGCAGAAGTGAAAGAAGCTGTTAAAACAGCAAAGGCTTTCATTACCGAAGCCATTCGCCAAGCATTTCCGTTAAACCAACATGTAGGACCAACGTGCCATTCTGCTTATCGTGCAGTGGAAAGGAAATAATTTACATTTATGAAATAAGCTCTGTCTGGGGGAAACCGAGACAGGCTTATTTTTTAGCAAATTTCCTTTCCTTATCAGTAAATATTGTCCAAATTATAAAATGTTTACAAAAACAAGCACATTTGATATACCCTACTAGCCCTTTCGAGTCATGTTGTGTTATAGAGGCATATTTATCATAATAATGGCGTGATTGGATCATGACTGCGCTTACCATACCCCAAAAAGGAGGGGACTTATGCGGCGACATACAGCTTTCAGGATAGGTAGTGTTTGCTTGGTTCTGATGCTGGCCTGTTTGGTATCTAGTGGTTTCATCACACAACCAGCACAAGCCGAGAAGATGGGGAATGAATTACAACGACTAATTGATCAAGCCCAGCAGGATACGATCCTCAAAGTGCCAGCAGGGGAGTACAGTGGACCTATTCTGATTACTGAGCCGATTCATTTAGAGGCAGACGGTACCGTAACTGTACGTAGCCAAGGGGATGCTCCCGTTGTCACTTTGAAATCTAATAAAGCAAGTCTTATTGGTCTTACTTTGTTAGATGAGCGTCAAGGTGCAGAGACAGCTACGCTTGTAGTGGAAGGAAGCGAAAATGTACTAAAAGAGCTCACTATTGAAACAAAAGGAACAGGTCTGCAGCTACGTAAGGGTGAGCATAACCAGATCATCGGCAACAAGATCAAAGGACTTTTGGCAGGAAAGGCTATTCCTACTGGCTTAAATGAAACACGTAGCCCAGGGAAAAAAGGGAACGGAATTGACCTAGCAGAGTCCAACAACAATACCATTTTGGGGAATCTGGTAGAAAATATGTTTGATGGGATATATGTAGAGTCTAGTCACTACAACCGTGTGGAGAAAAACATGGTTTACGATTCCCGTTATGGCTACCATCTCATGTTTAGCGAAGGAGGTACCTTGACTCACAATCAAGGGGACCGAAATGTAACAGGCGCTATGGTCATGGGCTCAGACAATGCAATCGTTACAGATAATCGATTTACCAAGCAAAATGAAAGCGTCAACTCGCAGGGCATTTTATTGTTCGATGTACAAAAGGCAAAAGTGGAACGTAATTATGTAGAGGGAAACCGTGTTGGGCTTTATGTAGAATCAGCGGAAAAGAATGAGATTTCACATAATCAAATATTGCAAAATTTTATCGGTTTGCAATTGAAAGAATCAAAAGATAATTCATTTACAGGCAATCATTTTATTGGAAACGTAACTCAGGCAGAGGCTCAAGGTAGTACAGATAATCTTTTGCAGACCAATTATTGGGACAGTGCTCAAAGTGTAGATTTGCAAGGAGATGGCAAAAGTGATCTATCCTACCGCATTAATCCATTTTTCTTTGCTTTAACAGATCAAGTAGAGGCATTCCAAATTTTCTTTCAATCACCGGGACTATTGTTTTTAGAAAGTATGTTTGATGACCACTCAGGTACATTTCTGCAAGATTCACAGCCATTGATGGCGCCAATTAATCAACAAAACCAAGCACCTGCAACTAATTCGCTGGTAATCATTGTGACCAGCCTAATTATGTTGGTAGGTAGCATCAATTTTATCTATCTAATGGGGGTTCGTACAAAATGAAAAAAACACATATGATTTGGGCAAGCATTGCATTGGTTTCAGCTTTAATGACAGGTTGTGGCGGACAATCGGTACAACCAGTTGCTATTAATGAAAGCGTTGATAAATGTGATATCTGTAACATGCAAATTGCTGATGATCATAATGCAACAGAGATTATTTTAAAAGATGGAAAAGCACTTAAATTTGATGATATCGGCGACTTGTTTGCTTGGATTAAAAAGAACGGAACAGAAAAAATTGACGTTAAATTTGTGCGTGATTTCCACACCAAAGAGTGGATGAATCTAAACGATACTACTTTTGCTTTTGACAAAGAATTTAAAACACCAATGGCGTATGGAGTTTATTCATTTAAAGATAAACAATCTGCGGAAGCTTATGTAAAAGAACAGGGGAAAGGTCAAATTCTGACAGCTGAACAGCTCAATAGCCATAATTGGGAAATGAATATGGAACAAATGAAGAATATGAAAGAGATGCATCATGGCGATAAGGAGCATAAAGAGGGAGAAAAGGCTGGCGATCATTCAACACAGCAGCATGATGCAAGCAAAGGTGATCATTCAACACAGGAACACGATGCAAGTAAAGACGCAGGGGATCATGGTGGTTCTGCTCCATCTACTGAAACACCAGCAAGTGGAACAGGGCACTAAAGCGCTCGTATTAACGCACACTTGCACGATGGACTACAGATAGAGGAAGTGTTGATATGCAAGCTATCCATATCGCCAAGCGGGAGATACAGATTGGATTTCGCAATCCGTGGGCTTATTCATTCTTGGGCCTGTTCTCTCTATTTAGTCTAGCTCTCCTGTTGATCCAAGCCCAAGCTTATATGGAGGGCTATACGCATACGACAGGAGCTATGCTAAATTTAATCTTATATTTATTACCGCTGATGACGTTATTACTCGGCTCCTTTTCTATTACGTCTGAAAAAGAAGAAGGCAGTTGGCAGTTGCTTTCCACGTATCCGCTCTCTACGTCCGCCTTTTTGGGTGGAAAATATCTGGGGCTTGCCGCCGTTTTAATAGCGATTATCAGCTTTGGTTACGGCTTATCTGGATTGGTGGGAGCCTTATTTGGCAAGGGATTTACGCTGTCGATATTACTCTTTTTCTTCCTTTTTTCGATCTTATTGATCTTGTTGTTTTTAGGTATCGCGGTTTGGATCGGTACCTTTTGTCAAAATCGCTGGCAGGCTTTGACCGTGGGTGTCAGCATCTGGTTTTTATTTATTTTAGCATGGCCTACGTTGTTGATTTCTGTACTAGGCTGGTTGCCATATCAAGCGATTAAGCCTGCGGTACAGATTTTAACCATATTGAATCCAGCTGAATTGGTTCGTATTTTTATGGTCATCAAAATGGGTGGAGGTTCTATTTTCGGGCCTGAGTACTACCAATGGGTAGATTGGTTAAAGACCAGTATGGGTACAATTTTGTTCGCTGTTTTTTGTCTTCTGTGGGTGGTATTGATGATGGCTGGAGCTATTTTGGCCTGGGAAAGAAGGCGATACCGTGGGTAAAGGACTCGAAGCAGTAGATAACCTAGTTGATAGGGTAAATCAAAAGGCTGTTACCTTGAACAAGGAGCGTTTGATCATCAAGGGTGTTAGTAAACGGATCAAACAGCAAACGTTAGTAGAGCCAGTTGAACTGGCGATGGGCGCAGGCGAGATCATGGCACTTTGTGGCGGAAATGGAGCAGGCAAAAGTACTATTTTACGCATGATCGTAGGTATTACGCAACCTTCCGAAGGTCACATTACAGTAGATGGTATGAGCTGGAAGGAAAACCGCACCGAGTATTCTAATCAAATCGGCTATATGCCCGATCAATTTAATTTTGGCAATGGATTGACGGCGCGGGAGACTTTACAATTCTATGCTTCCTTGCGTAAAATTAATGTGACACGTACCGAAGAAGTACTTGAATTGGTAGGCCTTGCGGATGTACAAGAGAAACGCGTCAGTACGTTTTCTAAAGGGATGCAACAACGCTTGCTGTTTGCTCAGGCCATTTTAGCGAAACCAGCCTTGGTAGTACTAGACGAACCTACCAACGGGCTCGATCCTTATTGGATGGAAGAGTTTGTGCAACTGGTCCAACAAATTAAGCGCGAGGGAAGTAGCGTTATTTTTTCTACGCATCAGCTTAATATTGCGGAACTGGCTTGTGATCGTGCTATCTTTTTACAAAAAGGACGCATTGTTCAGCAAGGAAGTGTAGAGCACTTTCAACAAAAATATGGAACTCTCGGTTTACAGGGAGCGTTCGCAGAAATCTTTCCATTTGGACAACGTGTAGGGCAGGATAAAAAACCAAGATAGTCACACTTTGCCGGCGAAAGAGTACTGAAGGGATGAAAGGGTTGAAAGTGATGGGACATCCTGAAAAGAGGAAAAGAAGCCTACTTTCCCTCTTCATTCTCAGCCTATGCGTATTAACGCTAGTTGGGTGTGGAGCAAGAGGGCCTAAACCAGATATAACAGCAGAATTTAGTAGTGAGCCAGCACCACCTAAGGTAGGAGAGCAAACGATTTTAACTGCTAAATTGGGTGGGCTAGAGAATTATGATGAAGTGTACGTGGATATTGAATTAAAATTGGAGGGGCAACGTACTCGTGAGCTAGTTAAAGCCAAGCAGGGTGAGAGGGCTGTATATGCGGCAAAGCAAAAATTCTCTAAACCTGGCACGTACGATGTTACTGTCCATGTGTATACACCACAACTGCACGAAACGGTAATGAAGAAGATTACAGTGGAATAAGAAGGCAGTGTAGGAAGGAAATCAAGAATAAATATATAGGGAGAGGGGAAGGCGATTGAGCCCTCCCTTTTTTATTTGATTCGATACTAAAGGTTCGAAACTAATAGGTTTTAACAGTTGGAGCCTGATAAGATTCAAACTGATCAAGTAAAGCTTTCGCATCTGAATCTACGATGCTCATAGAACGGTATTTTGCATGTAAGAATTGCTCTGTTACCATGTGATCAAATAGAGCAAGTAGAGGATCATAGTAGTGATTAATATTGAGAAGACCTATGGGTTTTTGATGGATCCCGATTTGGGCCCATGTAAATATCTCGAAAAATTCCTCTAACGTACCAGGACCTCCGGGTAACGCAATAAATCCATCTGCTAAATCTGCCATTTTGGCTTTTCTTTCATGCATGGAATCTACGATTAAAAGCTCCGTTACATGCTGATGAGAGATTTCCCGATCTATCAGCAATTGGGGCATGACACCGATTACCTTACCGCCCTCTTCTAAAACTGTGTCAGCTACTGTGCCCATAATCCCAACGCTTGCCCCACCGTAAACTAACGTAATGTCTCGTCTGGCTAATTCTTTTCCTAATTGGACAGCCCCTTCTTTATAAGCTGATGACGCTCCATTACTTGAACCACAATAAACAGCTAAACGTTTCAATGCAAGTACCTCCATTTTCGTTCGTACCAATTACGTAGGGTTGTATTGTCATGTAACATTATATAGAATTTTTTTGAGAAACGTAAGCAATAGTTTAGGTAAGGAGGGTACTAGATTGAACAACGTAGAATTTCAGAAATGGGTCAAGGAGTATTATGAAGAAAGAGGATGGTCAGAACTAGATATCTTTATTCGCATAGGTTTTCTTGCAGAAGAAATGGGTGAGGTAGCAAGAGCAATCAGAGCTTTAGAAATTGGTAGAGATCGACCTGATGAAAAGGTAGGAACATTGATAGAAAGAAAACAAGAGTTAAAAGAAGAGCTAGGCGATGTGCTAGGTAACATCATCGTCATTGCGAATAAGTATGATATTTCCTTAGAGGATATTTTTCAGTCTCATCGAGAAAAATTGCAAAAACGCTATGCGCAGGATGAGAAATCATAAGCTTGTTTCCCTCTACATATAACTAGGTTTGCTAGCTCCTACGTGCTGGTAAAGCCTAGTTTTTTTAAATCCACCTTCAAGATATCTATTCTGCCTTTTATCTTTTATCTGAAGAGTAGTCTTTCTTGTTAGGAAAGTAAATTCTGTTACATGTAGTGATTTAATTCACATTAAATCTACTAGATGTCTACTATAATACAACTAGATTGATAATGATTATCGTTTTGGATCGTAATTCAGCTTCATAGGAAACACAGCTTTAAGGACGAGGTGATAGGTAATGGTACTAGCAGATATTAAAGCGGGGACTTCTGCACAAATCGTAGATATTACTCAAGTGAGTGCTCTAGTGAGGCGTCGCTTAGTCGATTTGGACATTATGGAAGGAACGATTGTACGTATAAAAAAAATCCTGCCGTTTGGCGGACCATATACATTGGAAGCAGGAGGTCAAATTATCGGGATTAGACGAAATGAAGCCAAACAGATAAAGGTCGTGTGTGAATGATTACGATTGCTCTTGCAGGTAACCCGAATACTGGGAAAACCACATTATTTAACATCTTGACTGGTTCATATGAATACGTGGGAAACTGGCCAGGTGTAACTGTTGAGAAAAAGGTAGGATTGCTCCGTAATAAAGAAGGTCGCCTGATCGATTTACCGGGAATCTATTCATTAAATCCTCTGTCCAAGGACGAGGGTGTGGCGACTCAATACTTATTGGATCAGCACCCAGACATGCTCTTAAATATCGTAGATGCCTCACAATTAGAGCGCAATCTATACTTAACCTTGCAACTATTGGAATATGGGACACCAATGGTTATCGGGCTAAATATGATGGATGTAGCCAAAGCAAGAGGCTTTGTCATTGATGAGAAAAAGCTAGCTGAGAAGCTACAGTGTTCCGTCTTGCCAATCGTTGCCCGTACAGGAATTGGGTGTCAACAACTAGCTGATAGTTTTAAGCAAGTGGCACAACAGCCAAGTAGCCCATTCTATGTGAATTATGGAGTGATACTGGAGGAGAGTATCTCCTTGCTTGAAGAATTATTGCCAGCAGGCATGGAGCAACTACCTCCTAAACGCTGGCTGGCCCTTCAGTTCTTAGAAGGCAATCAATTGGTGCATGAATTGCTATCAAAATATGTGCCTACCGCACAGCTAGAGAAGCTTTACAAGCAAACAGAAGCAAGCATAAAAACAAGTGATGGCTACCAAAACCGGACGCTCCAGCAATATATACGCAAGGTTCGGAGTACCATCATCAATGAAATAATCTCTACATGTAAAGCACAAGTCAGACTGGTTGAGAAGACCTGGACTGATCGAATTGACGACTTCCTGACACACAAATTCTTAGGACTACCTATCTTTTTATTGTTTATGTATCTCACATTTAAATTAACATTTGAATGGATTGGGGCACCGATTTCGGATGCCTTTAATGACTTCCTGGGTGGGCCATTTACTGATTGGCTACGTGTTACTATGGAAGGAGCAGGAGTCTCTGGATTCTTACAAGCGGCTTTGCTAGACGGTGTGATTGCCGGGGTAGGAGGCGTGCTCGTCTTTGTCCCGCAGATTTTTGTACTGTTCTTCCTTATCTCGCTAATCGAGGATTCTGGTTATATGGCGCGGGTAGCAATGGTTATGGATAAAATTATGGAGATGATCGGGTTAAATGGGAAAGCTTTTATCCCGATGATTATAGGCTTTGGTTGTAACGTACCGGGAGTCATGGCGGCACGTTCGATTGAACAACCAAAGGAACGGCTCTTAACCATTTTGTTAACTCCACTTATGTCATGTTCAGCTCGTTTACCAATCTATAGTTTGTTTGTTGGAACGTTCTTCGCGAATAACCAAGCGATTATTGTGTTGTCCATTTATATATTAGGTATTGTTTTATCGCTCTTATTAGCCAAACTATTTTCTTCTACTGTACTTAAGCATGAAGGTTCTATGTTTATCATTGAGCTACCTCCATATCGGATACCACAAGGTCGCACGCTTTTTAGAAGCACGTGGGAAAAAGGAAAGGGCTTCATCCGTAAAGCAGGGACCTTTATTTTCGGAGGATCGGTTGTAATTTGGTTCTTGAGCTACGCCGGTCCAGCTGGGCTTGATGTAGAGCTGAATGATAGTTTTCTTGCAATAGTTGGTGGCGTCTTGGCGCCGCTGATGATACCGCTGGGCTTTGGTACCTGGCAGGCTGGAGCCGCACTCATTACAGGCTTCTTGGCAAAAGAAGTAGTGGTTTCTACGATGAATATTATTTATGCAGCACCAGATGACGATACTCTACAAGCCGTTATTCAAACGCAATTCTCTGCTTTGAGCGCATACAGCTTTATGGTTTTTGTCCTCTTGTATGTGCCATGCTTAGCGACAGTAGCTGTCATTAAAAAAGAAACTGGTTCTAATAAATGGACATGGTTCTCGGTGTTATATGGTTTGTGTATTGCCTACTTAGTATCATTTATCGTCTATGAGGGTGGTAAATGGCTAGGGTTTACCTAATACGGAATAGAAACCACAGAAGGGATTGAAAATGATGCTTAACATGGTAATTAATTTTGTTATTGGTACGCTAATTTTTGGTTATGCAGCATGGACTCTGTGGCGTTATGTTCAAAAGAGTAAAAAGGGAAAATGCTCTGGATGCAGTGAAGAGAAAAAATGCTTATCGGCGTGCTGTTTGCCTGATTCTAGTGAGCAGGAGCATACTTCGTCGATAAGAAAAAGAGACAATTCCACAAGCTAGATAGAGGAAAGCTGGAAGCTCGATTAGAGTCTCCAGCTTTTTGTTTTTGTTTGACCTACTTCTTAGAAAAATATTTCACTTATTACTATATTTTACCGATATTTGTAAAGAGGATACAAAAAAGGGGGAAAGGGCGTTGGTTCAGGTACATATGGATTTAAGTCTGGAAGGGAGAGTGCTGGCGGAGGATATTTATAACACATATGGAGTGCTTCTTCTCTCAAAAGGCACAGTGCTAACCTCCAAAGAAATCGCCAAATTAAAAGGAAACGGCTTTCAATCGGTTAACGTAAGAGAGATTCCCCACAATCAAGAAGATGATCGGTATCTACGTAAGCAATTACAGCAGGTTTCCGCTAATAAGCAATTGGTTGAAACCTATATGGACGCCACGCAAACCTTAAAGAACTTATACACCTCTGTTACACACCAGTACATGCCTCCCATCAATGAATTTGAACAATTATATGAAACACTGCGTGCTCAAGTGATGAGCCAAGGAGACTTGTTTCGCTCTCTCTATTTGTTGGAAGGATCAGAAAATTACACCTATCGACATTCAATCAATGTGGGTATTTTATCAGCAACTATTTCTAATCTGATGGGCATGTCTCAAGAAGAAGTACACATGATGGGGGTTGCTGGATTACTGCATGATATTGGGAAAATGATGGTCCCCTCAGAAATCTTAATGAAGCCAGATCGATTAACAGATGAAGAGTTTGATACCATGAAGCTACACACGGTGTACGGATACGAGCTTTTCAGGAAGTCAGCAGATTTTCCTGAAATATTTGCTCAAATTGCTTTGCTTCATCATGAGCGAATGGATGGTAGCGGCTATCCTGAGAAACGTCAGGGAGATGAAATCCCCTTATCCTGTCAGATCGTGGCAGTCGCTGATATGTTTGATGCTATTTGTTCTGATCGGATTTATAAAGAACGTACATCACCGTTTGAAGCAGCCCAATTCATATGGAACGATGCATGCAAAGGCAAATTAAACCCAAAAATTGTTTCAAAATTCATGCAGTCGATTATCTCGATGTATATCGGAAGTCGCGCTTTGCTTAGTAATGGCGATGAAGTAGAGATCGTCCTCATTTATGCAGACGAGCCCATGCGACCATTTGTGCGAAAGGGAACAGAATA
It includes:
- a CDS encoding acetate kinase is translated as MAIVLSVNCGSSSLKYQLFDMPSERVLAKGLMERIGMEDSMSSFQVGDGEKLKETLNLKDHEVAVKKLIALLTDSEKGAIKDINELDGVGHRVVHGGETFKDSVLVTTEVITRLEELSELAPLHNPANIMGITAFQKILPNVPAIAVFDTAFHQTMPAKSYLYSIPTEYYEEYGIRKYGFHGTSHKYVMQRAAELLDRPAEKLRLISCHLGNGASLAAIYRGKSIDTSMGFTPLAGLPMGTRSGDIDVALLPYLQQKTGLTVEELVDVLNKKSGLLAVSGLSSDLRDIESAAENNDERSELSLQIFVEKIRNYIGSYAMQMNGVDAIIFTAGIGENSDIIRGRVLDKLEWMGVYFDRSKNNVRGKETDLTFDHSPVKAFIIPTNEEVMIARDTMKFAKL
- a CDS encoding copper-binding protein, translating into MRRHTAFRIGSVCLVLMLACLVSSGFITQPAQAEKMGNELQRLIDQAQQDTILKVPAGEYSGPILITEPIHLEADGTVTVRSQGDAPVVTLKSNKASLIGLTLLDERQGAETATLVVEGSENVLKELTIETKGTGLQLRKGEHNQIIGNKIKGLLAGKAIPTGLNETRSPGKKGNGIDLAESNNNTILGNLVENMFDGIYVESSHYNRVEKNMVYDSRYGYHLMFSEGGTLTHNQGDRNVTGAMVMGSDNAIVTDNRFTKQNESVNSQGILLFDVQKAKVERNYVEGNRVGLYVESAEKNEISHNQILQNFIGLQLKESKDNSFTGNHFIGNVTQAEAQGSTDNLLQTNYWDSAQSVDLQGDGKSDLSYRINPFFFALTDQVEAFQIFFQSPGLLFLESMFDDHSGTFLQDSQPLMAPINQQNQAPATNSLVIIVTSLIMLVGSINFIYLMGVRTK
- the pdxK gene encoding bifunctional hydroxymethylpyrimidine kinase/phosphomethylpyrimidine kinase; its protein translation is MTMHKALTIAGSDSSGGAGIQADLKTFQERNVYGMTSITALVAMDENWAHLVYPQPLEAIEAQLETTMHYVGVDALKTGMLATKEVIELAARKIAEYNVTKVVVDPVMICKGEDTVLLDEQAIKAMREKLIPRAMVVTPNLPEAAFLSGLKIDTVEDMKAAAKKIHEMGAKYVLIKGGGRLEDSQAVDLLFDGESFEILETEKFDTTYTHGAGCTYSAAITAELAKGAEVKEAVKTAKAFITEAIRQAFPLNQHVGPTCHSAYRAVERK
- a CDS encoding nitrous-oxide reductase produces the protein MKKTHMIWASIALVSALMTGCGGQSVQPVAINESVDKCDICNMQIADDHNATEIILKDGKALKFDDIGDLFAWIKKNGTEKIDVKFVRDFHTKEWMNLNDTTFAFDKEFKTPMAYGVYSFKDKQSAEAYVKEQGKGQILTAEQLNSHNWEMNMEQMKNMKEMHHGDKEHKEGEKAGDHSTQQHDASKGDHSTQEHDASKDAGDHGGSAPSTETPASGTGH
- a CDS encoding ABC transporter permease, producing the protein MQAIHIAKREIQIGFRNPWAYSFLGLFSLFSLALLLIQAQAYMEGYTHTTGAMLNLILYLLPLMTLLLGSFSITSEKEEGSWQLLSTYPLSTSAFLGGKYLGLAAVLIAIISFGYGLSGLVGALFGKGFTLSILLFFFLFSILLILLFLGIAVWIGTFCQNRWQALTVGVSIWFLFILAWPTLLISVLGWLPYQAIKPAVQILTILNPAELVRIFMVIKMGGGSIFGPEYYQWVDWLKTSMGTILFAVFCLLWVVLMMAGAILAWERRRYRG
- a CDS encoding GNAT family N-acetyltransferase, with the translated sequence MNIWHKQFIELEKAQYNSLTTGYERDWGILYCDEQNPTYYDANHAHIELPLAHPETVISEVISFYEQRNLIPRLYVKNVEADPMFIPLVQKHGFLYEEFEDILQVWTGEIIPIETDEHFHIEKVTEKNEQDACEVMCGAPEMGGAELRRRAFENERKNSAYQHYVLYVAGEPASTACTILHKDTVMLGNVATLPHFRGKGLIRHLIVYMQRDLLECGVHILFVSPITEQVERVYERCGFQTLGAKVKSGHAFRGGKSITEVRDQP